The region CGATAAAGTCTATATAGAAGTAGTACCCCTAGAGAAAGCTGCTGGTATTCAGCAACGATCGAATAAAGACAGTGCTGTGGACAAGCTTACAGAAGCTGACTTTAGACAAATGATTCGCAAGGCCGTTTTGCCAGCTTGTCAAACTTTTGTAGACATTTGGCAAGAACTCAATCAGCCGATGAAGGCCGAAAGTGCCGAAGTAGAATTTAATTTAGGTTTCACTGCCAGCGGTTCTGCTTTCATCGCACAAGCATCCGGTCAAGCAAGCTTCAAAATCAAAGTTTCTTGGAAATTTGAGCAATCCTCTCTTCCTGACACCTGGCCTCCCGGAATAGTGGAAAACTTAAAAAAAGATCTGCAAGTGTTGGAGTCTAAAACTAGGGAAGCATTGGAACTTTACGAACAATCTCAAGAATCAGCCTATGAAAATAACGTCAAGCAGCTAAATCTTGTTCAACAAGCTGCTTTTAGAGTAAAAGAGTCTTTGAATAAATCATGACTTATGCCCTCAATTCATGAATTGAGCGCACATTTAGCTACTCTGCGTAAGTTTTATAAATAAAAAATACTCAGGTGTAAGTATGCCAATCGATCGAAGTAGACTTATCGCTGTTAATTCAGACATTAGATCTCTTTCACAACGGCTGGGAGCGTATCGAATTTCGGTTGAAAATTATTATTTAGCTAGGTACGGTTGTATTCCGGGAGCGCCTCCTCCACGAGGATGTCCTCCAGGCCAAGGCCCTTCCGTAGGAAGCGAAATCGAGCAGCCCATTGCGGAACTGATTGACTTAATTAACCAACTTGAAAAGTACATTCAGCAATTAGAATTAGTAGATAGAATTGGCAACTAGATTGCTTTAATGAATAGGTAGAGAGAAGGATATCGAACTTTTTCGATATCCCCTTAAGCTGTAGTTATGCTTAACATGATTTCTTTAGGTTACTCGGCACTTCCCGATTAATATTTTTGTGTAGTTTACATATTAGCTTTTTAAATTCCTGCGTAGAGTAAATAAAAGAATATTCTGGCGTTCCTTCAAAAGGATTTTTGTTTATTTGTTGTATATCTTTATTAGTTTGTTCTAAATATGTGACCTGCTTGTTCGGATCTAAGTTATTAAACTGTAACTCTAAATATTTCATAAAATCATTTTGGAACTTGAGTTTTTCTGGGCTTTTTTGGTTTAGATACCAAAGTTTAGCATTGATCTCTGTAAGGTAGTACAGTGAATCGGAATAAAGTTTTCTATTTCCCTGCTTGTTATTAGCTACATATCTTAGCTTCTCCAATGCTTGTTTCCAATTTTCCAACCTATCATAACAAACACCCATGCTGTAATAAATATTGATTTTAAGCTTAAGATCGTTCTCTATCTTTTTAAATTCTTCAAGTGCTTTTGCACAATCATCACTCTTAGCAAGTGCCAATCCTAAGTTATACCTCGCTTCTACTGTTTCTTGAATTTTTAAAGCATCTTGAAAAAGTAAAATGGCATCGGTATATTGGCTTTTTTCAAGATAAATCCGACCTTTTGTAATTAATAAACTATCTTTGTTAGGACAATCGTTGATAATTTTATTAACTTGAAATAAGGCAGATTCGTAATTACCGCTTGCAATTTCATCGCTGATTATATTATTAGCGCTATTAATGCGACCGCGAGAGCATTTATCGAAATTTTCTAAGGTTTGTTTTAAGCCAAAAACAGATAAAAATGAAACCCCTCCCATCAAGGCAATAAGTGTTGGAATAGTTAATTGCCGTAAGGTAATTTTGTTACCGACTTTTAAGGCTTCAGCTAAAGCACCGCTTTTTAAGACAGTGGAAATTGATATTGCCAGCCCACCGTTTAAATCTTCCGAAGCTACAATTATGCCAACAGCCCTGTAATTACCTTTTTTATAAACAAATATAGGCGCACCGCTTTGCCCGCCTTCAATACGCTGGGCATCTGAAAAAGTTTCCAAACGGATTAACTTTTGGTTGCCAAGCTTACCACAACGAGCAAATGCGGTAATTTCACCTCGAATAGGTGCCCCGTAGAAATCATCATTAGAAAAACCAGGACTGAGAAATTCGTCTCCTGGCTCAAAATCTGCCTGCAAAGGAGCTGGACTAAGTGGAATATCTTCAACTAGAAGTACAGAAAAATCGTTACTTTCCGAATCACCTTCATAAATACAAGTTACGGGTCGATCGAGTACTCGCACATTCTTCCAACCTCCAGCATCTTCGACGACATGGGCGCAAGTCAGCAAATGCCCCTCATTTGTAACGAAAAAGCCTGTTCCCCAGGTTTTTCCTGCTGTATCTTTAACCCGAACCGTTGATTTCTGGACTGCTTCAAAACTCTCTAGCCGCTTTCCCATTTTGTAAACCGTAGAGCCTGTTCAGCTAAATCCATCCTATACTTTCTCTTTTATCTACGCCACCAAACACTAAATTTCTGGATTTTTTGTCACTATTTGTCACTAAAAGACTGATTCGCCATTTGGGATCGAGAATGATAAACCGAGTTTCTTTTGTTGCAAAGGTTGATATTTGCTTGTTCCAACCCAAAGAAACCCGGTTTCACCGGATGGGTCTTTCAGGTTTATGGGGAAAAATGTTTGTTTATGTTACAAATGTGTGCAATGGTGGGTGACGGCACGGGGACTTAAATTATGGGTTGAAAGTTCTGAATTTATTACCCGTGCCTAATCCACCCTACGATTAGATAAGTTGTTACGATCGCCACAAAAATCAGTTAGCGTTCTATTGAGAACTATCCTCAAGTTGGCACCAACTCGCCCGGACGCAATCTCGCCCATTTACCCGTCTCCTGCTTAAAGCTGAGGCAACCCACAACATCCCACTCCATCTCAATATAATCTTCACGGGTACGGATATTGACGTTAATGCTGGGTTCGTTAGCTTCAAAATCCGGCGTTTCTGTCAGGTGAGGTACCTGATGCTGCGTTTCTACCGCGTGGTAGGTGGTGCAGCGATCGACATAATGGCAGTTAATGCAAATACACATAAGAAAGCTCCACTGGCTTTTCTGTTAATCTAGCTTAGGCAACACAGCGATCGGTTAGTCGCTTGGTTGATTTTTGTTGCAATCTATGCAAGAGAATTGAATGAACCGCAAAGACGCGAAGGATGCAAAGGCAGAAGATCGGGAACTTTTGGCGTTATCTCCGGATAGTTGGCCGTTTAGTTTGGCATTGCTACCAGTGCCTATTTATATGGTAGGCGGTGCGGTGCGGGATGCGCTTTTGGGAAGACGCCGAGAATATCTGGATCTGGATTTTATTGTGCCCAGCGATGCGGTGCAGACGGCTAGAACGATCGCAAATCATTATCAAGCTGGATTTGTGGTACTCGACGCCCAACGACAAATTGCCAGGGTGGTATTCAAAGATGCTACCGCCGATTTTGCCCAGCAGGAAGGCGATAGTCTGGCAACAGATTTGCGTCGGCGCGATTTTACTGTGAATGCGATCGCCTTTAACCCCCACACAGGCGAACTTATCGATCCTCTACAAGGTAATGCGGACTTGCAACAAGGCATTATCCGTATGGTATCGCCTGCCAATTTGGAAGACGACCCTTTGCGCCTATTACGAGCTTACCGTCAAGCTGCCCAATTGGGTTTTGCGATCGAGGATGAAACGCGATCGACTATTCGTCAATTAGCACCTTTACTCGCACAAATCGCCGCCGAACGAGTGCGGGTAGAATTAGGTTATCTCCTCAGCAGTCCTCAAGGAACTCCCTGGTTAAATGTTGCTTGGTCAGATGGGATATTGCGATCGATTTTGCACGACGATGTAACGGCAACTAATTTAGCGCTAGTCGCCCAAATCGATCGCGCTAGTGCAAAAATGGCCGAAATTTGGCCTCAAATTGGCGTGGAATTGTCTTCTGGTGTGCCGGGATTAGCAGCAGATTCCAAGCGTACTTGGATGGCGATCGCTAAACTTACTTGTTTGCTAATCCCAGCAATTTCGCTCTCGGAAATTGATGAGTTGAATGTCAGTTTGAACTACACTCGCGCTGACATTCATGTGGAGAATTCCTCTGTTGAGGATTTTCTGAAAGAAATGAAGTACAGCGTTGCGGAAATTCGCGCTGTTAATACTATTCTCAAATTTTTACCCCAATTGCGAAAAGCACCGATGTCTGTGCGAGAACAGTATTTTATGTTTCGGGAAGTGGGAGTTGTCTTCCCCGCTTTAGTTTTGGTAGCTGTTGCTGTTGGGATACCAATCGAAGGGATAGCAACCTTATGCGATCGCTATCTTA is a window of Aerosakkonema funiforme FACHB-1375 DNA encoding:
- a CDS encoding CU044_2847 family protein, whose product is MNNFIPLEIEGKDDKVYIEVVPLEKAAGIQQRSNKDSAVDKLTEADFRQMIRKAVLPACQTFVDIWQELNQPMKAESAEVEFNLGFTASGSAFIAQASGQASFKIKVSWKFEQSSLPDTWPPGIVENLKKDLQVLESKTREALELYEQSQESAYENNVKQLNLVQQAAFRVKESLNKS
- a CDS encoding tetratricopeptide repeat-containing S1 family peptidase yields the protein MGKRLESFEAVQKSTVRVKDTAGKTWGTGFFVTNEGHLLTCAHVVEDAGGWKNVRVLDRPVTCIYEGDSESNDFSVLLVEDIPLSPAPLQADFEPGDEFLSPGFSNDDFYGAPIRGEITAFARCGKLGNQKLIRLETFSDAQRIEGGQSGAPIFVYKKGNYRAVGIIVASEDLNGGLAISISTVLKSGALAEALKVGNKITLRQLTIPTLIALMGGVSFLSVFGLKQTLENFDKCSRGRINSANNIISDEIASGNYESALFQVNKIINDCPNKDSLLITKGRIYLEKSQYTDAILLFQDALKIQETVEARYNLGLALAKSDDCAKALEEFKKIENDLKLKINIYYSMGVCYDRLENWKQALEKLRYVANNKQGNRKLYSDSLYYLTEINAKLWYLNQKSPEKLKFQNDFMKYLELQFNNLDPNKQVTYLEQTNKDIQQINKNPFEGTPEYSFIYSTQEFKKLICKLHKNINREVPSNLKKSC
- a CDS encoding Ycf34 family protein — protein: MCICINCHYVDRCTTYHAVETQHQVPHLTETPDFEANEPSINVNIRTREDYIEMEWDVVGCLSFKQETGKWARLRPGELVPT
- a CDS encoding tRNA nucleotidyltransferase/poly(A) polymerase family protein, which codes for MNRKDAKDAKAEDRELLALSPDSWPFSLALLPVPIYMVGGAVRDALLGRRREYLDLDFIVPSDAVQTARTIANHYQAGFVVLDAQRQIARVVFKDATADFAQQEGDSLATDLRRRDFTVNAIAFNPHTGELIDPLQGNADLQQGIIRMVSPANLEDDPLRLLRAYRQAAQLGFAIEDETRSTIRQLAPLLAQIAAERVRVELGYLLSSPQGTPWLNVAWSDGILRSILHDDVTATNLALVAQIDRASAKMAEIWPQIGVELSSGVPGLAADSKRTWMAIAKLTCLLIPAISLSEIDELNVSLNYTRADIHVENSSVEDFLKEMKYSVAEIRAVNTILKFLPQLRKAPMSVREQYFMFREVGVVFPALVLVAVAVGIPIEGIATLCDRYLTPSDRVAHPTPLVTGKDLMQALNLPSGPQIGQLLTAIQLARIEGRISTAAEALEFAKLHQKS